The region CTCCATCCTCAACCTGTGCATCATCAGCGTGGATAGATACTGGGCCATCTCGAGCCCCTTCCGCTACGAGAGGAAGATGACCCAGCGAGTTGCCTTTGTTATGATTAGCATCACTTGGACTTTGTCTGTGCTCATTTCATTCATACCGGTCCAGCTGAACTGGCACAAAGCCAGCGCTGACGACATAGCTGGGACTCACAACTCTTCCACGAGTCGGCAGATGGAGGAAAACTGCGACTCCAGCCTGAGCAGAGAGTACGCTATATCCTCCTCTCTGATAAGTTTCTACATTCCCGTGGCAATTATGATTGTGACTTACACAAGGATATACCGGATTGCACAAATACAAATCAGAAGAATAGCCTCCCTGGAGAGAGCGGCGGAGCGCGCGCAAAGTTGCAGGACCAACAGAATAGAGTGCCAACACCACAACACGTTGAAAACGTCGATTAAACGGGAAACCAAAGTATTCAAAACTCTGTCGGTGATTATgggtgtctttgtgtgttgctGGTTACCTTTCTTCGTCCTAAACTGTATGGTGCCGTTCTGCGACAGGCCGGCCACAGACCGGGACGCGGGTCTGCCGTGCGTCAGCGAGACGACTTTCGACGTCTTTGTGTGGTTCGGCTGGACCAACTCCTCCCTGAACCCCATCATCTACGCCTTCAACGCCGAGTTCAGGAAGGCCTTCGCCAGCCTCCTGGGCTGTCGCAATTTCTGCTCCAACACGCCCGTGGAAACTGTCAACATCAGCAA is a window of Enoplosus armatus isolate fEnoArm2 chromosome 3, fEnoArm2.hap1, whole genome shotgun sequence DNA encoding:
- the drd5a gene encoding D(1B) dopamine receptor → MENPAKYLSSVQGIDSVPAPLGEIMWNSTETEATNDGGKDMVVRTVTGCLLSLLILWTLLGNILVCSAVLRFRHLRTKVTNIFIVSLALSDLFVAVLVMPWKAVAEVAGYWPFGTFCNVWVAFDIMCSTASILNLCIISVDRYWAISSPFRYERKMTQRVAFVMISITWTLSVLISFIPVQLNWHKASADDIAGTHNSSTSRQMEENCDSSLSREYAISSSLISFYIPVAIMIVTYTRIYRIAQIQIRRIASLERAAERAQSCRTNRIECQHHNTLKTSIKRETKVFKTLSVIMGVFVCCWLPFFVLNCMVPFCDRPATDRDAGLPCVSETTFDVFVWFGWTNSSLNPIIYAFNAEFRKAFASLLGCRNFCSNTPVETVNISNELVSYNQDTLIHKEIANAYVNMIPNVVECIEHEETFDRISQFSHNNENATDSVCDLEDCEADISLDRMSPFTPNGLH